From Nitratidesulfovibrio vulgaris str. Hildenborough, a single genomic window includes:
- a CDS encoding uracil-xanthine permease family protein, whose translation MTTDPRFIPEYNFRFRDGLIGAQMLFVAFGALVLVPLLTGLDPNVALFAAGCATLIFQAITRGKVPIFLASSFAFIAPIIYGVQTWGIPGTLCGLTAAGLVYMALSALIRVQGPGVVERVLPPIVTGPVIMVIGLILSPVAVFMAIGKTGDGAVQLIPKDKAMIVAMVSLASTVIASLLGRGFVKLIPIFCGIVAGYATSLFFGIVDFTPVLKAPWFAVPNFVTPEWNLDAILFIVPVAIAPAIEHVGGILAIGSVTGKNYLEDPGIDRTLFADSIATMVATSVGGPPCTTYAEVTGAIALTRAFNPAILTWAAITAVCLAFVGKLGALLTTIPSPVMGGIMVLLFGAITVVGMNSLVRAGQDLMVPRNMAVVAIILVFGLGGMAFNVGEFSLQGIGLAGITGVLLNLVLPGRRAASGR comes from the coding sequence TACCGGAGTACAATTTCAGGTTTCGTGACGGGCTGATAGGGGCCCAGATGCTCTTCGTGGCCTTCGGCGCACTGGTTCTCGTGCCGCTGCTTACAGGCCTCGACCCCAACGTGGCCCTGTTCGCGGCAGGGTGCGCCACGCTCATCTTCCAGGCCATCACGCGGGGCAAGGTGCCCATCTTCCTTGCGTCGTCGTTCGCCTTCATCGCGCCCATCATCTACGGCGTGCAGACCTGGGGCATCCCGGGCACCCTCTGCGGTCTCACCGCCGCGGGTCTGGTGTACATGGCGCTCAGCGCCCTCATCCGCGTGCAGGGGCCCGGCGTGGTCGAGCGTGTGCTGCCCCCCATCGTCACGGGGCCCGTCATCATGGTCATCGGCCTCATCCTGTCTCCCGTGGCCGTCTTCATGGCCATCGGCAAGACGGGTGACGGCGCGGTGCAACTCATCCCCAAGGACAAGGCCATGATCGTGGCCATGGTGTCGCTGGCATCCACGGTCATCGCATCCCTGCTTGGGCGTGGTTTCGTCAAGCTCATTCCCATCTTCTGCGGCATCGTGGCCGGTTACGCCACGTCGCTCTTCTTCGGCATCGTCGACTTCACCCCGGTGCTCAAGGCCCCGTGGTTCGCCGTGCCCAATTTCGTCACGCCCGAATGGAACCTCGACGCCATCCTGTTCATCGTGCCCGTGGCCATCGCCCCGGCCATCGAACATGTGGGCGGCATCCTTGCCATCGGGTCCGTCACCGGCAAGAACTACCTCGAAGACCCGGGTATCGACCGTACCCTTTTCGCCGACTCCATCGCCACCATGGTGGCTACATCCGTGGGCGGGCCGCCCTGTACCACCTACGCCGAGGTCACCGGGGCCATTGCGCTCACCCGTGCCTTCAACCCCGCCATCCTCACATGGGCAGCCATCACCGCCGTCTGCCTCGCCTTCGTGGGCAAGCTTGGCGCATTGCTGACCACCATCCCCTCGCCTGTCATGGGCGGCATCATGGTGTTGCTCTTCGGTGCCATCACCGTTGTGGGCATGAACAGCCTCGTGCGCGCAGGGCAGGACCTCATGGTGCCCCGCAACATGGCTGTCGTCGCCATCATCCTCGTGTTCGGTCTCGGTGGCATGGCCTTCAACGTGGGCGAATTCTCGCTTCAGGGCATCGGCCTCGCCGGTATCACCGGAGTGCTTCTCAACCTCGTGCTTCCGGGCAGACGCGCCGCTTCCGGCAGGTAG